A DNA window from Rhinolophus sinicus isolate RSC01 linkage group LG10, ASM3656204v1, whole genome shotgun sequence contains the following coding sequences:
- the RACK1 gene encoding small ribosomal subunit protein RACK1 has protein sequence MTEQMTLRGTLKGHNGWVTQIATTPQFPDMILSASRDKTIIMWKLTRDETNYGIPQRALRGHSHFVSDVVISSDGQFALSGSWDGTLRLWDLTTGTTTRRFVGHTKDVLSVAFSSDNRQIVSGSRDKTIKLWNTLGVCKYTVQDESHSEWVSCVRFSPNSSNPIIVSCGWDKLVKVWNLANCKLKTNHIGHTGYLNTVTVSPDGSLCASGGKDGQAMLWDLNEGKHLYTLDGGDIINALCFSPNRYWLCAATGPSIKIWDLEGKIIVDELKQEVISTSSKAEPPQCTSLAWSADGQTLFAGYTDNLVRVWQVTIGTR, from the exons ATGACTGAGCAGATGACCCTTCGTGGCACCCTCAAGGGCCACAACGGTTGGGTGACCCAGATCGCTACCACTCCCCAGTTCCCAGACATGATACTGTCCGCCTCCCGAG ACAAGACCATCATTATGTGGAAGCTGACCAGGGATGAGACCAACTACGGCATCCCACAGCGTGCTCTTCGGGGTCACTCCCATTTTGTCAGTGATGTGGTCATCTCCTCAGATGGCCAGTTTGCCCTCTCTGGCTCCTGGGATGGAACACTTCGCCTCTGGGATCTCACAAC GGGCACCACCACACGCCGATTTGTGGGCCATACCAAGGATGTGCTGAGTGTGGCCTTCTCCTCTGACAACCGCCAGATTGTCTCTGGCTCCCGAGATAAAACCATCAAGCTATGGAATACTCTGGGTGTATGCAAATACACTGTCCAG GATGAGAGCCACTCGGAGTGGGTGTCTTGCGTCCGTTTCTCACCCAACAGCAGCAACCCCATCATTGTGTCCTGTGGCTGGGACAAGCTGGTCAAG GTGTGGAACCTGGCAAACTGCAAGCTGAAGACTAATCACATTGGTCATACAGGGTACCTGAACACTGTGACTGTCTCCCCAGATGGGTCCCTCTGTGCTTCTGGAGGCAAG GATGGCCAGGCTATGCTGTGGGACCTCAACGAAGGCAAGCACCTTTATACACTTGATGGTGGGGACATTATCAATGCCCTGTGCTTTAGCCCCAACCGCTATTGGCTCTGTGCGGCCACCGGCCCCAGCATCAAGATCTGG GACTTGGAGGGCAAGATCATTGTAGATGAACTGAAGCAAGAAGTTATCAGTACCAGCAGCAAGGCAGAGCCACCTCAGTGTACCTCTCTGGCCTGGTCTGCTGATGGCCAG ACTCTTTTTGCC